The Paenibacillus macerans genome includes a window with the following:
- the metH gene encoding methionine synthase, with protein sequence MSKPSLEDRIKERILILDGAMGTMIQQENLVPSDFGGEELDGCNEMLVLTRPDVIQGIHEQYLAAGADLIETNTFGATSVVLAEYDISHRARELNLAAAKLAVEAAKKYSTPDHPRYVVGVLGPTTKTLSVTGGVTFDELTESYEEQAIALIDGGVDALMLETSQDTLNVKAGSIGITRALQKSGKQLPLMISGTIEPMGTTLAGQNIEAFYISLEHLKPISVGLNCATGPEFMRDHIRTLSGIAKAAVSCHPNAGLPDENGKYHESPESLAQKMAAFAEEGWLNVAGGCCGTTPAHIAALAQKLSGYRPRTLAGDHPPALSGIEPVYVEAANRPYLVGERTNVLGSRKFKRLIVEGKYEEASEIARAQVKNGAQVIDVCVQDPDRDEAEDIKKFLELVVKKVKVPLMIDTTDPKVIDLALKYCQGKSIINSINLEDGEEKFERVVPLIHKYGAAVVVGTIDERGQAITREDKLEVAKRSHDLLVNKYGLNAEDLIFDPLVFPVGTGDEQYIGSAKETIEGIRLIKEALPSCQTVLGVSNVSFGLPEAGREVLNSVFLYECTKAGLDYAIVNTEKLERYAKIPEEERRLAEELIYHTNDETLAAFVAAFRNKKVEKKERTVQLTLEERLASYVVEGTKEGLIPDLDEALKRYSALEIINGPLMAGMEEVGRLFNNNELIVAEVLQSAEVMKASVAYLEPFMEKNESSVKGKILLATVKGDVHDIGKNLVEIILSNNGYQIVNLGIKVPPERIIEAYREEKADAIGLSGLLVKSAQQMVLTAQDLRNAGIDVPILVGGAALTRKFTKTRIRPEYNGMVVYAKDAMDGLDLANKLMDPASREQLRLEMEAEKEADAAAVAVAEPLPELTRVQRSQIRTDAPVFIPPDLERHVLRDYPIGHITPYVNWQMLLGHHLGLRGSVEQLLAAGNEKAVELKQTVDQILLEAVTDGIIRTQAMYRFFPAQSSGNDILIYDPADHGKVIKRFSFPRQRVEPYLCLADYLRSVDSGEMDYVGFLVVTAGQGVRQLSETWKERGDYLRSHVLQAVALELAEALAERVHHIMRDIWGFPDPADMTMKQRHGARYQGIRVSFGYPACPDLEDQQLLFDLLHPEDIGIALTEGFMMEPEASVSAMVFAHPEAKYFNVDKA encoded by the coding sequence ATGAGCAAACCGAGCCTGGAAGACCGAATAAAAGAACGAATATTGATACTTGATGGCGCCATGGGCACCATGATCCAGCAGGAGAACCTTGTTCCGAGCGATTTCGGCGGGGAAGAGCTGGATGGCTGCAACGAGATGCTCGTTCTCACCCGTCCGGATGTGATTCAAGGCATTCACGAGCAATATTTGGCGGCCGGAGCCGACCTGATAGAAACGAATACGTTTGGGGCAACCTCCGTTGTTCTGGCCGAATACGATATATCCCATAGAGCAAGGGAATTGAATTTGGCGGCGGCAAAGCTAGCCGTAGAGGCCGCGAAGAAATACAGTACGCCGGACCATCCGAGATATGTCGTTGGCGTACTTGGTCCGACGACCAAAACGCTGTCCGTCACCGGCGGGGTCACCTTCGACGAATTAACCGAAAGCTACGAGGAGCAGGCCATCGCCCTGATCGATGGCGGCGTGGATGCGCTGATGCTGGAAACGTCCCAGGATACGCTGAACGTGAAAGCCGGAAGTATCGGGATAACGCGGGCGCTGCAAAAATCGGGGAAACAGCTGCCGCTGATGATTTCCGGAACGATCGAGCCGATGGGTACGACTTTGGCCGGGCAAAATATCGAAGCGTTTTATATTTCGCTCGAGCATTTGAAGCCGATTTCGGTTGGATTGAACTGCGCCACCGGCCCGGAATTTATGCGCGATCATATCCGCACGCTTTCCGGCATTGCGAAAGCCGCGGTAAGCTGCCACCCGAACGCTGGACTGCCGGATGAAAACGGCAAATACCACGAATCCCCGGAATCGCTGGCCCAGAAAATGGCCGCGTTCGCCGAGGAGGGGTGGCTGAACGTCGCGGGCGGCTGCTGCGGCACAACCCCGGCACATATCGCCGCCCTGGCGCAGAAGCTGAGCGGATACCGGCCGCGCACGCTGGCCGGAGACCACCCTCCGGCGTTGTCTGGAATCGAGCCGGTTTATGTCGAAGCGGCAAATCGGCCTTATTTGGTCGGAGAGCGAACGAATGTTCTGGGGTCGCGAAAATTCAAACGCCTCATCGTGGAAGGCAAATACGAAGAGGCTTCGGAAATCGCCCGGGCCCAGGTGAAGAACGGCGCCCAGGTGATCGACGTGTGCGTTCAGGATCCGGACCGCGACGAAGCGGAGGACATCAAGAAGTTTCTTGAACTGGTCGTCAAGAAGGTGAAAGTGCCTTTGATGATCGATACGACCGATCCGAAGGTCATCGACCTGGCGCTGAAATACTGCCAGGGGAAATCGATTATTAACTCCATTAACCTTGAGGATGGGGAAGAGAAATTCGAACGCGTCGTCCCGCTGATTCATAAATACGGGGCGGCTGTGGTCGTAGGGACGATCGACGAACGCGGACAGGCGATCACCCGCGAAGACAAATTGGAAGTGGCCAAACGTTCCCACGATTTGCTCGTGAACAAGTACGGATTAAACGCCGAGGATTTAATTTTTGACCCGCTCGTGTTTCCGGTGGGAACGGGGGACGAGCAGTACATCGGCTCTGCCAAGGAAACGATTGAAGGCATCCGGCTGATCAAGGAGGCGCTGCCTAGCTGCCAAACGGTGCTTGGGGTCAGCAACGTGTCTTTCGGTCTGCCGGAAGCGGGCCGCGAGGTGCTGAACTCCGTATTTTTGTACGAATGCACTAAGGCCGGCCTCGATTATGCGATCGTCAACACGGAAAAGCTGGAGCGGTACGCGAAGATTCCGGAGGAAGAGCGGCGGCTGGCGGAAGAACTTATTTATCATACCAATGACGAGACGCTGGCCGCGTTCGTGGCGGCTTTCCGCAACAAAAAAGTGGAGAAAAAGGAACGGACGGTACAGCTGACGCTGGAAGAACGGCTCGCTTCCTACGTGGTGGAGGGCACGAAAGAAGGACTGATTCCCGATCTGGACGAAGCGCTGAAACGATACAGCGCGCTGGAGATCATCAACGGTCCGCTGATGGCCGGGATGGAGGAAGTCGGGCGGCTGTTCAACAACAACGAGCTGATCGTCGCGGAGGTGCTGCAGAGCGCGGAGGTCATGAAGGCTTCGGTTGCTTATCTCGAACCGTTTATGGAGAAAAACGAATCGAGCGTTAAGGGGAAAATCCTGCTGGCTACCGTAAAAGGCGACGTCCATGATATCGGCAAAAACCTGGTGGAGATCATTCTGTCCAACAACGGTTACCAAATCGTGAATTTGGGCATAAAAGTACCACCAGAGCGCATCATTGAAGCATATCGGGAAGAGAAAGCCGACGCGATCGGCTTGTCCGGCCTGCTCGTCAAATCGGCGCAGCAGATGGTGCTTACCGCGCAGGATTTGCGCAACGCGGGCATCGACGTGCCGATTCTGGTTGGCGGGGCGGCCCTAACGCGCAAGTTTACAAAAACGCGCATCCGGCCGGAGTATAACGGCATGGTCGTCTACGCCAAAGATGCGATGGACGGTCTGGACCTGGCCAACAAGCTGATGGATCCGGCGAGCCGGGAGCAATTGCGCTTGGAGATGGAAGCGGAGAAAGAGGCCGACGCGGCGGCGGTGGCCGTTGCCGAGCCGTTGCCTGAGCTGACCCGCGTCCAGCGTTCGCAAATCCGCACCGACGCGCCGGTGTTTATCCCGCCGGATTTGGAGCGGCATGTGCTGCGCGATTATCCGATCGGCCATATTACTCCTTATGTGAATTGGCAAATGCTTTTGGGTCATCATTTAGGTTTGCGCGGCTCCGTCGAGCAACTGCTCGCGGCGGGGAACGAAAAAGCGGTGGAGTTAAAACAAACCGTGGACCAAATTTTGCTGGAGGCGGTAACGGACGGTATTATCCGCACGCAGGCGATGTACCGCTTCTTCCCTGCGCAATCGTCGGGTAACGATATATTGATCTATGATCCGGCCGATCACGGCAAAGTGATCAAACGGTTCAGCTTCCCGCGCCAGCGGGTGGAGCCTTATCTGTGCCTTGCCGACTACCTGAGATCGGTGGACAGCGGAGAGATGGACTACGTCGGTTTTCTCGTCGTTACGGCCGGGCAGGGCGTCCGCCAATTGTCCGAGACATGGAAAGAACGGGGCGACTATCTCCGCTCCCATGTGCTGCAGGCGGTTGCGCTGGAGCTGGCGGAAGCGCTGGCTGAGCGCGTGCACCACATCATGCGGGACATTTGGGGGTTCCCGGATCCGGCGGATATGACCATGAAGCAGCGCCACGGGGCCCGTTACCAAGGGATTCGCGTTTCGTTCGGCTACCCGGCTTGTCCGGATCTTGAGGATCAGCAGCTGCTGTTTGATCTGCTGCATCCGGAGGACATCGGGATCGCGTTGACGGAAGGCTTCATGATGGAGCCGGAGGCCTCCGTGTCGGCGATGGTGTTCGCTCATCCAGAGGCCAAGTATTTTAATGTGGACAAAGCATAA
- a CDS encoding FixH family protein, which translates to MKGKAGRIAVMVLLITVLGGCGRSETAAVDNGPLEPIRVDLEVTPDTVESGGTVTFTAKVGHRGENVDDAQEVTFEFWNTDDENAEHSKVTVKSAGDGAYVLERKFAEPGTYKVISHVTARDQHSMPSKQFTVQ; encoded by the coding sequence TTGAAGGGAAAAGCCGGGCGGATCGCCGTTATGGTATTGTTGATCACGGTGCTTGGCGGCTGCGGACGAAGCGAAACGGCGGCGGTGGATAATGGACCGCTGGAGCCGATCCGGGTAGATCTTGAAGTAACGCCGGATACCGTTGAAAGCGGCGGGACCGTGACGTTTACCGCCAAGGTGGGGCATCGGGGGGAAAACGTCGATGACGCGCAGGAGGTTACGTTCGAATTTTGGAACACCGATGACGAAAACGCCGAGCACAGCAAAGTGACGGTAAAAAGCGCCGGAGACGGCGCCTATGTCCTCGAGCGCAAGTTTGCGGAGCCGGGAACCTATAAAGTGATTTCCCATGTGACCGCACGGGATCAACATTCGATGCCGTCCAAGCAGTTTACGGTACAGTAA
- a CDS encoding HAD family hydrolase, whose product MTIKAVCFDLDDTLLWDDRSVKEAFAAACEFAAQRVPGIEPEELEEAVRREARGLYESYETYPFTKMIGINPFEGLWATFSAGEQPEFRQLEQLAPVYRKESWRRGLLAVGVDNDQLGEELAERFAKERRARPHVYEETFQVLKELHGTVKLLLLTNGCPALQQEKLDGVPELAPFFDEIIISGKFGKGKPDPSIFRHALERLGIDAGEGIMVGDKLTTDIKGSLSVGMTAIWINRDGKQPSDEIKPDYEISHLSELHEIIARLA is encoded by the coding sequence ATGACGATTAAAGCTGTTTGTTTTGATTTGGACGATACGCTGCTGTGGGATGACCGCAGCGTAAAGGAAGCTTTTGCCGCGGCCTGCGAGTTCGCGGCGCAGCGGGTTCCGGGAATCGAGCCGGAAGAGCTGGAGGAAGCGGTGCGGCGGGAAGCACGCGGACTGTACGAGTCTTACGAAACGTATCCGTTTACGAAGATGATCGGGATTAATCCGTTTGAAGGCCTATGGGCTACGTTTTCGGCCGGAGAGCAGCCGGAGTTCCGCCAGCTGGAGCAGCTTGCCCCGGTATACCGCAAGGAGTCCTGGCGGCGCGGGTTGCTGGCCGTCGGCGTCGATAACGACCAGCTCGGCGAGGAACTGGCGGAGCGGTTCGCCAAAGAGCGCCGCGCCCGTCCGCATGTTTACGAAGAAACGTTTCAAGTGCTCAAGGAACTTCACGGAACCGTTAAGCTGCTGCTGCTGACCAACGGCTGCCCGGCCCTGCAGCAAGAGAAGCTCGACGGCGTGCCGGAGCTGGCGCCGTTTTTTGACGAGATCATCATTTCCGGCAAGTTCGGCAAGGGCAAACCCGATCCGTCCATTTTCCGCCATGCGCTGGAACGGTTAGGGATCGATGCCGGCGAAGGGATTATGGTTGGCGACAAGCTGACGACCGATATCAAAGGCTCGCTCAGCGTCGGCATGACGGCCATATGGATCAATCGCGACGGAAAACAGCCTAGCGACGAAATCAAGCCCGATTACGAAATTTCGCACTTGTCCGAGCTGCACGAAATTATCGCGCGATTGGCGTAA
- a CDS encoding DUF896 domain-containing protein translates to MDIDALVKRINELARKHKTEGLTQDEMLERAQLRETYLENVRRNFRRQLESIEIVDK, encoded by the coding sequence TAAAGCGGATTAACGAACTGGCCCGCAAGCATAAAACGGAAGGTTTAACGCAGGACGAGATGCTGGAAAGAGCCCAGCTTCGCGAAACATACCTGGAGAATGTCCGCAGAAATTTTCGCCGGCAACTCGAATCGATCGAGATTGTAGATAAATAG